The DNA window CGAGTACTCGGGCGGGGAGATCCGCCGAGGCCACCTCGTGGGAACCCGTGACGGGGAGAAGCTCACCTTCCGCTACGCCCATCTCAGCGAGGACGGGACCACGGCGACCGGCCGCTGCGAGAGTCGGATCGTGGTCCTCGACGACGGCCGCGTGCGGCTCGAGGAGTCGTGGGCCTGGGAGTCGCGCCCCGAGACCGGGACCAGCATCGTCGAGGAGGTGCGAGCCGAGGTTCCTCCCGCGCCCGCAGGCCGTCCGAGCGGCGTCGGGCCCAGCATCCGCCGGGCCGACGTCGAGGACGTGCCCGCCCTGCAGGCGTTCTGGGCGGTGGCCGGAGAGAACGCCTCCCGTCCCGGGGATGACGCGGCACTGGTCGAGAACCTGCTGCGCCGGGACGCCGACGCGATCCTCGTGGCCGAGGTGGACGGAGAGATCGTCGGCACCGTCATCGCGGGCTGGGACGGCTGGCGCGCCCATCTCTACCGTCTCGCGGTCGACCCCGACTCCCGAGGGCAGGGGATCGGCCGGCTCCTCATGCGGGCCGCGGAGGCGCGGCTGCGATCGCTCGGCGCGATCCGCTTCGACGCGATGGTGCTGAGTGGGAACACCCTCGGCGAGCGGGCGTGGGCGGCGATGGGCTACGAGCTCCAGGAGGACTGGCGGCGCTGGGTCCGCTTCGCCTGACGTCAGCGCCGGCCCATAGGCTGAGCCCATGAACCCCGATCCCGGAACTTCCGGCGGCACGGCCGAGCGGCCGGCGATCTTCTTCCGCGACGCCGATGAGTTCCGCTCGTGGCTCGAGCGCCACCACGACACCGACACCGAGCTGTGGATGGAGCTCCGGCTCGCGCACGTCACCGATCGAGGCCTGACATGGTCGGACGCGGTGATCGAGGCGCTGTGCTTCGGATGGATCGACTCGGTCTCCCAGCGCATCGACCAGGACTCCCGCCGCCAGCGCTGGACGCCGCGCACCGCCCGCAGCACCTGGTCGGCCGTGAACATCGCGCACGTCGAGCGGCTTCGGGCGGAGGGACGCATGCACCCCGCCGGCCTCGCCGCGTTCGATCGCCGCTCGGCCGAACGATCGGGCACCTACTCCCATGAGAACGAGGCGGCGGACCTCACCCCGGAGCTGCAGGCGATCCTCGACGCGTCTCCCGGCACTGGGGCATTCCTCGCCGAGGCCACCGCGGGATACCGCAAGGTCGTGCGGCACTGGATCATGACCGCGAAGCAGCAGAGCACCCGGGAGCGCCGGGCCCGGCAGCTCGTCGCCTGCTGCGAGGCCGGCGAGCTGATCCCGCTTCAGCGTCCGGGCCGCACCCCGGCCTGGCTCGCCCGCGCGGCCGAGGCCGCGGAGCAGACCTCATGACGGACTCCACGGCGAAGCAGCTGCGGGCGCTGCCTGCCCTGTCAGGTTCCGCGCCCTCCCTGGATCTCCGTGCTCTGCCCGAGGATCCGGTGATGCTCTTCCTGCAGTGGCTGGCCGTCGCGCAGGATCACCAGGTGGCGGAACCGCACTCGATGACCCTGTCGACCGTCGACGCCGACGGGGCGCCCGACGCGCGAGTGCTCGTGCTCAAGGACGTCGACGAGCGGGGCTGGGCGTTCGCCAGCACCCGGAGCAGCATCAAGGGCGGCCAGCTCGCGGCGAACCCGCACGCGGCCCTCACCTTCTGGTGGCAGCCCCTGGTGCGTTCGGTCAGGGTCCGCGGGGCCGTGGTCGAGGCGTCGCGCGAGGACAGCCTCGCCGACCTCCGCGCCAGGAGCGCGGCGGCCCAGGCGGCGGTGGATGCCGAGGACTGGACGCTCTGGCGGGTCCGGGCCACCCGCGTCGAGTTCTGGCAGGGCTCACCGGACCGCCGCCACGCACGCATCGTCTACGTGGCCGATGGGCGGCGCTGGCGGGTCGAGGGCTGACCGCGCGGAGCGTCCGCCGCCGCGCGAGCAGTGGAAGACTCGCCGCATGGATGCCCCGAAGGAGTCGCAGCGACCCCGGTACGCTCGACGCATGCGCGAGCTCTCCGACCACGGTTCGACCACACCGACCACGGACGCCCTGCGCAGGCGACAGCAGGAGCGGCTGACCAGATTCTTCGTCGGATTCGCCATCGTGGAGGGGGCGCTGCTCGCGGCCTGTGTGCTCGCCATCTACGTGCTCGACCTGATCGACCCCGAGATCGGCATCTGGCTGCTCATCGGCGTCGCCGCGCTCAGTGCCACCGTGCTGAGCACTGTCCTGGTGACGGCGACCAGACGGAACCAGCGCGAGCTCGACCAGAGCCACGGCGGCTGAGCCCGCGCCCCTCGCCGCGTTCCTCGTCGCCCCTGCTCCTCGTGGCAGACTCACCGCATGGATGCCTCGAAGGAGTCGCAGCGCCCCCTGTACTTCCACGGCACGCGCGCGGAGCTCGCCGTCGGTGATCAGATCACCGCAGGCCGTCCCTCGAACTACCGGCCCGAGGTGACGATGAACCACGTCTACTTCACCGCGCGGCGCGACGGCGGGGGACTGGCCGCCGAGATCGCCGTGCTGCTCGGTCCCGAAGGATCCGAGCCCCACGTCTATCGCGTGGAGCCGACGGGACCGTTCGAGGACGATCCGAACGTCACCGACAAGAAGTTCCCCGGGAACCCCACGCAGTCCTACCGCAGCACGGCGCCGCTGACCGTGCTCGAGGAGGTCACTGAGTGGACGCGGCTGGAGCCTGCGGAGGTCGAGATGTGGCGCGAGCGGCTCGCAGCGATGCAGGAGTCCCGCGCGGAGATCATCAACTAGTCACCGCGTGGTACCACTGCTGCGGCGGAGGCCGAACTCGTGGCCGCCGGGATCGGCCAGCTCGAGATGGCCGTCCTGGTCCTCGCGCCGTGTCGCCCCGAGGGCAAGCAGTCGCTCTACCTCGATCTCGGGTTCCGTGCAGATCAGATCGAAGCGCTGTCGGTTCCGGCGGTGCGCAGGGCGGGGCGGGTCCTCCTCCCAGGAGTCCCAGGAGATCTTCGTGCCGCCCAGCGGGGACTGGACCGCCGTCTGCCCCTGTTCGTCCAGCACCAGCGGCCAGCCCAGCGCGTCGCGCCAGAAACGGCCCACGGCCGGAGCCCCATCGCACGTGACCTCGCCGAGCGTGCC is part of the Brachybacterium ginsengisoli genome and encodes:
- a CDS encoding GNAT family N-acetyltransferase encodes the protein MTSPHTSATVPLDGKIFAGVRNAETGQVGASTRFHYHQEAGEIWAEYSGGEIRRGHLVGTRDGEKLTFRYAHLSEDGTTATGRCESRIVVLDDGRVRLEESWAWESRPETGTSIVEEVRAEVPPAPAGRPSGVGPSIRRADVEDVPALQAFWAVAGENASRPGDDAALVENLLRRDADAILVAEVDGEIVGTVIAGWDGWRAHLYRLAVDPDSRGQGIGRLLMRAAEARLRSLGAIRFDAMVLSGNTLGERAWAAMGYELQEDWRRWVRFA
- a CDS encoding YdeI/OmpD-associated family protein, coding for MNPDPGTSGGTAERPAIFFRDADEFRSWLERHHDTDTELWMELRLAHVTDRGLTWSDAVIEALCFGWIDSVSQRIDQDSRRQRWTPRTARSTWSAVNIAHVERLRAEGRMHPAGLAAFDRRSAERSGTYSHENEAADLTPELQAILDASPGTGAFLAEATAGYRKVVRHWIMTAKQQSTRERRARQLVACCEAGELIPLQRPGRTPAWLARAAEAAEQTS
- a CDS encoding pyridoxine/pyridoxamine 5'-phosphate oxidase; translated protein: MTDSTAKQLRALPALSGSAPSLDLRALPEDPVMLFLQWLAVAQDHQVAEPHSMTLSTVDADGAPDARVLVLKDVDERGWAFASTRSSIKGGQLAANPHAALTFWWQPLVRSVRVRGAVVEASREDSLADLRARSAAAQAAVDAEDWTLWRVRATRVEFWQGSPDRRHARIVYVADGRRWRVEG
- the arr gene encoding NAD(+)--rifampin ADP-ribosyltransferase, which gives rise to MDASKESQRPLYFHGTRAELAVGDQITAGRPSNYRPEVTMNHVYFTARRDGGGLAAEIAVLLGPEGSEPHVYRVEPTGPFEDDPNVTDKKFPGNPTQSYRSTAPLTVLEEVTEWTRLEPAEVEMWRERLAAMQESRAEIIN